Proteins encoded by one window of Methanomassiliicoccaceae archaeon:
- a CDS encoding tetratricopeptide repeat protein — protein sequence MGDIRSGPNDDPRESLEWAKAVLRGRSEKDYALAYSVVVDAAKEGSEDGKFCLGLMYARGQGVTRDLSAAAEWFSRAVESGSRSAMYYLGKMYFRGYGVGKNIARAAELFAVPAKEGDARAQYSLGLIYFEGDTVARDLDESAKWVTLAAEHGHADAQFVLGQFYKTGCGVDRDISTSVDWLVSAAMNGNKGAQILLGNMYTTGDGVQVDRDEADRWYDMADGK from the coding sequence ATGGGCGATATCCGGTCTGGTCCTAACGATGACCCAAGAGAATCTCTTGAGTGGGCCAAGGCTGTCCTTAGGGGCAGGTCCGAGAAAGACTATGCGCTCGCTTATTCCGTCGTGGTCGACGCCGCAAAGGAAGGTTCCGAGGATGGAAAGTTCTGCCTCGGCCTCATGTATGCACGCGGCCAGGGTGTTACAAGGGACCTTTCGGCTGCGGCAGAATGGTTCTCTCGCGCTGTAGAAAGCGGCAGCCGCAGCGCAATGTACTATCTGGGCAAGATGTACTTCCGCGGTTACGGCGTAGGAAAGAATATAGCCAGGGCTGCAGAATTATTTGCGGTGCCTGCCAAAGAGGGCGATGCCCGGGCCCAATACTCCTTAGGACTGATCTACTTCGAAGGCGATACCGTGGCAAGGGACCTCGATGAATCTGCCAAATGGGTAACTCTGGCCGCAGAGCATGGACATGCCGATGCGCAGTTCGTGCTGGGCCAATTCTATAAGACCGGTTGCGGCGTAGACCGCGACATTAGCACATCCGTCGATTGGCTCGTCTCTGCCGCAATGAACGGCAACAAGGGCGCACAGATTCTTTTAGGCAACATGTACACAACTGGCGACGGAGTTCAGGTCGACCGCGACGAGGCCGACCGCTGGTACGATATGGCCGACGGCAAGTGA